Proteins encoded together in one Quercus lobata isolate SW786 chromosome 3, ValleyOak3.0 Primary Assembly, whole genome shotgun sequence window:
- the LOC115981425 gene encoding probable leucine-rich repeat receptor-like protein kinase At1g35710, whose translation MPMSSLKKVVYLVSLVVLAMLHSSFNAASLFVTEEIEADALLNWKVSLQNETQSHLTSWTLLHNATNSSSNQNTSSIPCSWSGITCNQVRSVISLDLTNSGLKGTLHEFSFLSLPNLAYVYLSMNELFGTIPIEISGLSKLIYLDLSFNKLSREIPPQIRLLTNLEALHLGENQLNGSVPLEIGHLKSLVYLSLHANDLHGCIPNSLGNLINLAYLYLRNNQPSCSIPSEIGNLSNLIDVDMKNNSLTGPIPSSIGNLEQLTWLYIYQNQISGSIPLEIGN comes from the coding sequence ATGCCAATGTCTAGCTTGAAAAAAGTAGTTTACCTCGTTTCTCTGGTCGTGTTGGCCATGTTACATTCCTCATTTAATGCTGCTTCTCTTTTTGTGACTGAAGAGATAGAGGCAGATGCTCTTCTCAATTGGAAAGTCAGTCTTCAAAACGAAACCCAATCACACCTGACTTCGTGGACTCTCCTTCACAATGCAACCAATTCTTCCAGCAATCAAAATACAAGCTCAATCCCATGCAGTTGGTCCGGCATTACATGCAACCAAGTACGAAGTGTTATTTCATTAGACCTGACTAACTCAGGCTTGAAAGGTACGCTCCATGAATTTTCATTCTTGTCTCTCCCCAACCTCGCATATGTTTATCTCAGCATGAATGAACTCTTTGGCACAATTCCTATTGAAATTAGTGGCCTTTCCAAACTCATATATCTTGACCTGTCCTTTAATAAGTTATCAAGGGAAATCCCACCACAGATTAGGCTGCTAACCAATCTTGAGGCCTTGCACCTTGGTGAAAATCAGTTAAATGGTTCAGTTCCCTTGGAAATAGGTCATTTAAAGTCACTCGTTTACCTTTCTTTGCATGCCAATGATCTCCATGGCTGCATTCCTAATTCACTAGGTAATTTAATCAACTTGGCTTATTTGTACCTCCGTAATAATCAACCTTCTTGCTCCATTCCTTCAGAAATTGGAAACCTCTCCAATTTAATTGATGTTGACATGAAAAACAACAGTCTAACAGGTCCCATTCCTTCTAGCATTGGAAACCTAGAGCAGCTGACATGGttgtatatatatcaaaatcaaatctcTGGCTCCATCCCTCTAGAAATAGGGAATTGA